The sequence GAGATCGCGGATTATGAGGATTTGTTCACCGATCAGCTCATCAAAACTTCCTACATGCACGTCTTCGCAGGAGCTTTTCTTATTATATCCATCTATTTTCTTTTTCTATTCCTAAACAATAGAAAAGAATATCCCACACTTATTTTTAGTGCTTGCTGCTTCCTCATTGTTGGTCTCGTTCTAACCGTATTTAGCAAAGATTACGTCCCTATACATTACAGTGTGCATGTCATAAGATTACAAATCATTAATTCGTTTTTGTTGGGTATTTCATTTTTGATTCCTTATTACTTCTCAATACAATTTCCTTATCCAAGGCGCGGATTGTCATTAATTCTATATGCTGTGGTGCTCATTTTCATATGGCTTATAAATGAGCATGCTTTTGATTGGAAAACAGTTGGTATGGTGCTGAGTATGTGGTGTTTTTCCTTTGGAATGGTATCTTATGGAGCTTATAAAAATGTAAGGGGAGCGCGCCTTGTTCTTGTGACCTTACTTTTGTCGGTTGTGGTATTTCTTGCCTCTGGATTTGTGGTTAGTTTATACACTGGGTTGGGACTTATTCTGTTAGGTATGCTGTATCTATTAACACTTAATATCAAAGAACAGCGATTGGCTTATGAGAATTCGTTGATTCAATCCACCCGCCTGCGTCTGGAATTGTTAAAAAAGAATATTCAACCGCATTTTCTTATGAACACCCTGACCTCCTTGATTGATTGGGTAGAAGAAGCACCTAAAAAAGGGGCTCTGTTTATAGAAGCACTGGCCAAAGAATTTGATCTTTTTAATCAGATAGAAGACCAAACATTGATACCTATCGCACAGGAAATAGCACTCTGCCGTTCACACCTGGAAATTATGGAATATCGAAAAGAAATAGCTTATTCATGGGAAGAAGAAGGCATAGACCCTGAGGAAAAAATACCTCCAGCGATTCTTCACACGTTGTTAGAAAACGGCATTACGCATAGCATGCACATGGCAGATAACAGTATCAAATTCAAGCTGGTTTTTGAATCTAATAGTCAGTACAAGTGTTACACTTTTCTAACATTTGCTGCTCGTACAGGACATGAAACAAATACCAAAGAAGAAGGTACAGGGCTGAAATACATAAAAGCTCGTCTGACAGAAAGTTATCATTCGAAATGGGACCTTACCTCCGAGCCGACAGATCACGGTTGGAAAAACACATTAAAAATCTACTCCTAAGGAAATGAAGATTTTAATCGTAGAAGATGAATCAAGAATTGCTAAACGGATTGAGCGAATGACGCGTGATATTCTGGGCTATGCACTGCAGTCGCTGACCCATATTAACACGCTTAATGAGGCATTAGCATTCATTGAAAACAACTCATTGGATCTCGTTCTCCTGGATTTAAATCTTAACGGGGAAGATGGTTTTGACCTGCTCACTACAGCGGTTTCCGAATCGTTTCACACCATTGTTATTTCTGCCTACAAAGACCAGGCAATTGCTGCTTTTGAATATGGGGTTTTGGATTTTGTACCCAAACCTTTCAACAGAGATCGTCTCGAGCAGGCTTTTAATCGGGCCATTGCAAAAGAGAAAACAGGAAACGACCAGCTTAAGGTTCTGGCAATCAAGAAAAGAAGCAGAATACAGCTAATCCCTATTGAAAATTTGCTTTATGTAAAAGGTGCCGGCGCGTATACTGAACTCTTCCTGGCAGATGGAAAAAAGGAACTGCATGATAAATCACTGGAAAAGTTGGAACAGCTTCTGTCTCATTCTTTTGAGCGTATCCACAAATCGTACTTAGTGAAGATGTCTGAGATCAGGGAAATTATTGTAGCATCCGGAAGCAAATACATGGCCGAGCTTAAAAACGGAGTGTCCATTCCCGTAGGAAGAACTAAATATAAAGATCTAAAGGAGAAGTGGGTTTAAAACCTTACAGATCCTGGTCTTTGAATTTTTTAACAGCTACTTTACTGTTTGCTGAATTTAAGAATGGCTCTTCTATAGTGTTGCTCCATTTCATTCTTGGCCATTTCTAATCTCATTTTATCTTGGAGGTAAAACTGACACATGAGGTTAAGCCAGCTTTGCTGACTTTCTTTACGTAAAGCATTCGTGTTATTAACCAGCTCTATCAGAGCTTCATAAGACTTTTGGTCATTCATATAATTTATAGTGTCAATCAAATGAGCTCTTGCTGATAAATCTGATAAAAACTGTCCAAGCTGATCCACCTTTGATTTAGG is a genomic window of Marinobacter alexandrii containing:
- a CDS encoding histidine kinase; the encoded protein is MDRRSSSCFLFLCVILLATSCTQEPAIFKEYRTVFKVGDQPTWAKKVWNHSNWERRIKLIPEGQIFWSRTRIDILRAPEEFQSYVLQIDPYGEYEIFWDGVLIGKNGNPGQEAELPPEGELWVTYSIPTHLATEGAHMLALRLSNYYFPDHVGQYELEIADYEDLFTDQLIKTSYMHVFAGAFLIISIYFLFLFLNNRKEYPTLIFSACCFLIVGLVLTVFSKDYVPIHYSVHVIRLQIINSFLLGISFLIPYYFSIQFPYPRRGLSLILYAVVLIFIWLINEHAFDWKTVGMVLSMWCFSFGMVSYGAYKNVRGARLVLVTLLLSVVVFLASGFVVSLYTGLGLILLGMLYLLTLNIKEQRLAYENSLIQSTRLRLELLKKNIQPHFLMNTLTSLIDWVEEAPKKGALFIEALAKEFDLFNQIEDQTLIPIAQEIALCRSHLEIMEYRKEIAYSWEEEGIDPEEKIPPAILHTLLENGITHSMHMADNSIKFKLVFESNSQYKCYTFLTFAARTGHETNTKEEGTGLKYIKARLTESYHSKWDLTSEPTDHGWKNTLKIYS
- a CDS encoding LytTR family DNA-binding domain-containing protein encodes the protein MKILIVEDESRIAKRIERMTRDILGYALQSLTHINTLNEALAFIENNSLDLVLLDLNLNGEDGFDLLTTAVSESFHTIVISAYKDQAIAAFEYGVLDFVPKPFNRDRLEQAFNRAIAKEKTGNDQLKVLAIKKRSRIQLIPIENLLYVKGAGAYTELFLADGKKELHDKSLEKLEQLLSHSFERIHKSYLVKMSEIREIIVASGSKYMAELKNGVSIPVGRTKYKDLKEKWV